The Cryptomeria japonica chromosome 2, Sugi_1.0, whole genome shotgun sequence region TCTCTGTTTCTTGATGAATCTCCCCAAAACTTCGACCATTAGAATTAATAAATACGGGGAAAGAGGATCACCATGTCTCAACCCTCTATTTGTCTAGAAAAAATCTTGAGGGGTGCCATTAATGAGAATGGAGAACTTTGGAGTAATGATGCAACTCCTTATCCAAGCAACCCACTCCTCACTGAAACCAAAATTCTCAAGACTGATAATAAGAAATTCTTGTCCACTTTGTCATGGGCCTTCCTTATATCTAGTTTAATAACCATTCTATCTACTTTGGCCCTCTTGATAGTATGAATGGCTTCATGAGCTATTATTATTCATTCTACAATGGATCTTTGAGGGCCAAACCCGCTCTATTCTTCATAGAAGATATTAGCAATTACTCCTTTCAATTTGTTTACAATAATTTTAGGAATTACCTTGTACAATGTGTTACATAAGGATATTGGCCTAAAATCTTCAAAGGATGTTGCTTAAATGTGTTGTTTAAATCTCTTGCAATATAAGTTTCTTTTCTTGGTTCTTCCACCACTTTCATACATCTTTTGAAATAATCTCCCAAAAAGTTTGGTAAAACGATGCTAGAAATCCGTATGGCCCCAATGCCTTATCGTCACTCATTGAAAAAATTGATGTCTTCACTTCTTCCATAGTGACTGGAATGTAGAGAGCCCTATTTTGTTGCTCTGATATGCTAGCTTGTATCTCTCCAAGCATTTCTGCAACGAGATTGGAATCTTTTGAATGTGCTTCTAATAAAAGCtctttgaaatacttaactgaacCACTTCCTTACTAATATCCTCATCCTTTGTTAAAAAAACCTTGTAtttctatctccttccttaagccagcactctcttgatttttgtttccaaaaaaaaattctctagCTAAAATTTTTGCATACTTGGTATTATAGACTTTCCCCTTAGAATGATCCCCTCTCTCCATGCTTGActgaattattttattttgaagagCTTCCAATCTTGCTTCCACttgcaactttttttcaaatatgCTTTTGAAACTAACTCTATTCCATCCTTTCAAATTTTGCCTGACAAATTTCAATCTCTTGATAAAATGATAGGTGTGTTTCCCTAATACTTTTGGAGCTTCCTTCCACCATTTGTGAATCAAATCTCTGATCATTGGGTCTCtaagccacattttttcaaatttgaagggacatcgAATGGGAACCAAGTCTCTTTGAGTTATCAATGAAACAGGGAAGTGATATGATCTCGTAAATGGAACAATATTTGTCTCAAAAATTAAAGACCTCTCTGCCCAAGGACTAGCAACAAAGAACCTATCTAATTTTTTCACAATGTGTCAATCCTCCTCTTTTATTGGTCCAAGTAAAAGTTCCATTTTTGGGAGAAATTTCCAACAATCCACATTTCAAAATGAAGTTCTTGAATTCATTATTGACACCCTCAATATCTATTTGTCGTCCTCTTTTATCTGAAGATTTTAAGATAGCAATGAAATCACCCCCTACAATGATCACTAATTGTTCATGATGTTGAATCACTTCAAAAACTTGGTTCCAACAGTTCTCTTTATCACTAAGCTTAGTTGGGCCATAAAAATTGATCAACACCCATTCATTACCATCCATTAAAGATGAGATCTTAGCAACCTACCAGTTGTTCACTTGTCACACACATTGTGTTTGAGTTCCATACCATAAATAAACCCCATGTTGCCCTTGTGGCTTCCACCATTACACTATTCCATCTTCCCCTATTGTTAAAAATAGTTGCTCGATTCCTCTTTCCCTAATTTTGTTTCTTGCCACATCATGACATCTACTTGCGATAGGTCAAGGCATCTCTTGACCAGTTGTTTCTTATCAGGAGCATTGCAGCCACTAACATTCCAAGTAAACATCATGAGCATTGCAGCCACTAACATTCCAAGTAAACATCTTCATTGGCCCTCGAGAAGGGGGTTCCCCTTCTTGCTAAAAAGTTTTTTTTTCCGGCCCGTTGCACACCCAACCACCTCTAGCTTCACTCATTTAGACTTCCTTCCTCTTGCACGCTTTTCTCCTACCCTACAAGTCTCTAATCTCAATGGGGATTGTGATATTGTTCTCACTTCTCTTatagccaaatcatcttcaaaaCCCCAcaattcatcttcttctaaatcatccCATACTGACTCGTCCTCTACCTCATAGCCACTGATCCGTTGGTTGTCATTTCGAATCAAGGTTGCTCTCTCTCTACACTTAATCGATGATTCATGTATATCTTTGAGTATGTCCTCTTCATGGTTCCCTATGTAATGAGAATTATCTTATATTTTTCATTGTAAAAGTTTAGTAAGTGATCACATCTAGATTAAAATTTAGATCTGCAATGCTTTCCATTCCATCCAAAATCTGCGTTTTGCCCCTATCTTTGCTCATTTCCTCTAGAATGTTCACCCCTACAATTAGCACTAGGTCACACGCAATTACTATTTTGTTCAACTCTTCTGATTCTGTGCATTTTTTCTTTTTGTACCATACATTGCCCTTCTGTGTGTCCTTCCCTTTACAAACTCGACAATGCTCCATAAACTCCTCCACCTCTATTTTTTGGATCCATAACCCTACATTAGTTCTAATCTCTAAGGTATTCGGCAATGGAGAATTGGGCTTCCAGCCAATACAAATTCTTGCGTACATACTAAAATCTTTTTCCTCAATGGCTTCGTCTGCATTAATAAAAACCCCTAACTTGTTCCCAATTTTTTGAAGAGTATCCAAATCCCAGTACTTCCTTAGGAGATTATATAGCTTGAGCCAAATTGGAATCTCTTCAATAGATGCTTTCAGAGGGTCGAAGTTTGGCTCCCATTCTTTAATAAACATCCCTCTTCCTCCCATGAAGAAAGGGTCATCATTCAGAACCCAATTTTTGAATTTTCCGTCCTCCCCAATGACCATGTAATAACCATTCGACATGGTCTTGATTTCACAGGGAAATTTCCAATTTTCAGAAGGACCATTGCCTTATACGGCCAAAAGCCGACCAATCCCTCGCCCATTTAAAAAAGAAAGCATTCTCTCTTAAACGAGATACTAACTCGTTCGAGGCTTGAGAATCTAAGGAAAGTGTCGTAACTCTGTCATGAGTTAATGTATTACATACCTTTTTTAGTTTCCTTAGTAGTCGTCTGGTCTTTGGGTTTCCATTCCTTTGCAAAAAACTCTCCTACTGTCCTGTTTCGCTTCCTCCATAGTGCTAGAAAAGATGGGCCTCCACAGCGGCTGACCACCCCTATTGTGAAACGATCTACGAGGGCTCTGAAAGTTGATTTTGCCTTCcattccttttgtcttccaaagATATTTCTGCTTGTAAAACTTTGCCCGCCATAGTTTCCAAACCTGCCAAGATTCTTGCATAACCCTAGAAATTTCTTGATCGCCATTACCATGTTTCTGGTAAGATCATGTTTTAAAATACTGAAAGCTAGTTTGTAAATTTTCaactttaaatattaataaaatttcaaTATTACCgacaaaaaaaatattgtattcttTGCTTGGATATAGCGGCTATAATTAAAATGAATGCCATCATTTTATATTTGCAATGTTTAAATTAAAATTCTTAATTTTTCAGTTTTCAAGTGCAAAATGCATCCTCACTTTGATATTTTTCCGTTTTCATTCAAATCATTTTAACACAATTCATTgataaattaaaatgattttaatacaatttattgataaattaaaatgattttaatACAATCCattgataaattaaaaaaaataccttTACTTATGATCGCTAATATCCTCTAATCACAAAATTTAAAATTATGTATTTAAAAATTTTATCACTGACATATTCTTTCAAATTTGAACCTACGGCTGTACATTCTCATCCATCCTTATCGTCAAATTTTAAGTCATTTTTTCAAATATGATATTTTGGGCTTTGCACGGTGGTCTGCTCACAACACAAATGACAGGAGAACATAAAATTTTATCAGATTAAGTGGCATgaacacaaacacatatatatgcatattacAGTTTTAAGAAATCAATTAGTGCAGATGAGATATATTACAAGGTGTGTTTTCAACTTAAAAGGGCCCCAAAACCACGAGGACCCACAAAAAAAACTAGCCTTTAAGACGAAAAAGGCCCAGCAAACCAAACAGCAACACTACAACAAAGAGACAACCAACACAAACAAGAAGGTTTGAAACCAAAACTCTCCAAAAAGCTCTGAAGCAAAAAATTCTAACGGTGGTCTGCTCACAACACAAATGACAGGAGAGCACAAAATTTTATCAGATTAAGTAGTATaaacacaaacacacatatatatgcatatttcAGTTTTAAGAATTCACTTAGTGCTTTACTTAGATGAGATATATTACAAGGT contains the following coding sequences:
- the LOC131866404 gene encoding uncharacterized protein LOC131866404; amino-acid sequence: MSNGYYMVIGEDGKFKNWVLNDDPFFMGGRGMFIKEWEPNFDPLKASIEEIPIWLKLYNLLRKYWDLDTLQKIGNKLGVFINADEAIEEKDFSMYARICIGWKPNSPLPNTLEIRTNVGLWIQKIEVEEFMEHCRVCKGKDTQKGNVWYKKKKCTESEELNKIVIACDLVLIVGVNILEEMSKDRGKTQILDGMESIADLNFNLDVITY